In Gemmata obscuriglobus, a single genomic region encodes these proteins:
- a CDS encoding Gfo/Idh/MocA family protein, which yields MSPNSVWYKTEVRASEVTVKRKQKGFDGKQEEVKLTEELSTRNNAKIESAETFKAGCNAVARDLKSKSLTSTSDALHPAVAVGYSSFAPSSPVELLQMSSPDRRAFIAGSAASALALGAPAIQARGANEKLSIGLIGSGNRGRTIATECVKAGHHVVAVADVAKFRHEFITGELAKVRGAKPEVYDDYRKLLEHKGLDAVIIATPDHHHKEQLVAAMAADKHAYCEKPLSHTIEQGKEMVAAVRKAKKVVQVGNQRHSGEHWVRCKEAINSKDFGDLVWVKVWDCRNWLKRDPFAPPKTFDAEQIRGVNWAAFLGTAKKVAFDPVRYWAWRWYWDYAGGLLTDIGAHQLDIVQWLGGVDAPVSVTANGGTYHFKHWETPDVVHGVWDYGKFVATFAVEFVNGYDGVGATFYGTKQTLHCDADAGGAIKLFDTIDKFVPTMKPKAEWKVENETPLHVRNWLNAVKDNKDPSSPIELGHKVITAAHLANISYRTGKKVVWDAKKEQIVSG from the coding sequence GTGAGCCCAAATAGTGTGTGGTACAAGACCGAGGTCCGGGCGTCGGAAGTGACCGTCAAGCGCAAACAAAAGGGATTCGACGGCAAGCAAGAGGAGGTCAAGCTGACCGAGGAATTATCGACACGCAACAACGCCAAGATCGAATCGGCCGAAACCTTCAAAGCCGGCTGTAACGCGGTCGCACGCGACCTGAAGAGCAAATCGCTCACATCCACCTCCGACGCCCTTCACCCGGCCGTCGCGGTCGGGTATTCTTCTTTCGCGCCCTCATCTCCTGTGGAGTTGCTGCAAATGTCCTCTCCCGACCGCCGTGCTTTCATCGCGGGTTCTGCCGCTTCTGCTCTCGCGCTGGGTGCTCCCGCTATTCAGGCCCGAGGGGCGAACGAGAAGCTCAGCATCGGCCTCATCGGCAGCGGCAACCGCGGCCGCACCATCGCGACCGAGTGCGTGAAGGCGGGCCACCACGTCGTCGCGGTCGCGGACGTGGCGAAGTTCCGGCACGAGTTCATCACCGGCGAGTTGGCAAAAGTGAGGGGCGCGAAGCCCGAAGTGTACGACGACTACCGCAAACTGCTCGAGCACAAGGGGCTGGACGCGGTCATCATCGCGACGCCGGACCACCACCACAAGGAGCAACTCGTCGCCGCGATGGCCGCGGACAAGCACGCCTACTGCGAGAAGCCGCTCAGCCACACCATCGAGCAGGGCAAGGAGATGGTGGCGGCGGTGCGCAAGGCGAAGAAGGTGGTGCAGGTCGGTAACCAGCGCCACAGCGGTGAGCACTGGGTGCGGTGCAAGGAGGCCATCAACTCAAAAGACTTCGGCGACCTCGTGTGGGTGAAGGTCTGGGACTGCCGCAACTGGCTCAAGCGCGACCCGTTCGCCCCGCCGAAGACCTTCGACGCCGAGCAGATTCGAGGCGTGAACTGGGCGGCGTTCCTGGGCACCGCCAAGAAGGTCGCGTTCGACCCGGTCCGCTACTGGGCGTGGCGGTGGTACTGGGACTACGCGGGCGGGTTGCTCACCGACATCGGCGCGCACCAGCTCGACATCGTCCAGTGGCTCGGCGGCGTGGACGCGCCCGTGAGCGTGACCGCGAACGGAGGCACGTACCACTTCAAACACTGGGAAACGCCGGACGTGGTTCACGGTGTGTGGGACTACGGCAAGTTCGTGGCGACGTTCGCGGTGGAGTTCGTGAACGGTTACGACGGCGTGGGCGCGACGTTCTACGGCACCAAGCAAACGCTCCACTGCGATGCGGACGCGGGCGGCGCTATCAAGTTGTTCGACACCATCGACAAGTTCGTGCCCACGATGAAGCCCAAGGCCGAGTGGAAGGTGGAGAACGAAACGCCGCTGCACGTCCGCAACTGGCTGAACGCGGTGAAGGACAACAAGGACCCGAGTTCGCCGATCGAGCTGGGGCACAAGGTCATCACCGCGGCGCACCTCGCGAACATCTCGTACCGCACCGGGAAGAAGGTGGTGTGGGACGCGAAGAAAGAGCAGATCGTGAGCGGGTGA
- a CDS encoding type II secretion system protein, which produces MHDAMYRNIRISTVIQSYDLSGQSSGTVRTLYLGDDQSSLLTVDNEVLQRTTHSIIRGDAEYQLVADQGQSLRVTKSQLFPQSLQEQIIATPRYKFTGYDFNSGLGFGLAYWQVDYYSLFTEVKEPDGSTWSFSVKSITDCVEDGKAAIRVDARFPQPTPKTEPPFGVRSEFYFSPNSLVCFKYRDHLSNGAVRSATLIGDEIDNVNKFVPRQIVQEFVGPQTGGKPVVTRRVEIVEYAKLPPDPSSFRLEQFGVPELSDLASRPRRLKALLRFLGVTAGLGMCLALAVRYFRSRARRSNAGVGRSGFTLLELLVAVAIVGVLVALMAGAILPLRLAAPRPPRHCASRHTCLYSQATLNGLAHEAIGREW; this is translated from the coding sequence TTGCACGACGCCATGTATCGGAACATTCGTATTTCCACCGTGATCCAAAGTTACGACCTGTCGGGCCAGTCAAGCGGGACCGTCCGCACCCTTTACCTGGGTGATGATCAGAGTTCCCTCTTAACCGTCGACAACGAAGTGTTGCAGCGGACCACTCACTCCATCATTCGGGGTGACGCCGAATACCAGCTTGTCGCGGACCAGGGCCAGTCGCTCCGTGTTACCAAATCACAACTCTTCCCCCAGTCATTGCAAGAGCAGATCATTGCAACGCCGCGGTACAAGTTCACGGGGTACGACTTCAACAGCGGGCTTGGGTTCGGCCTCGCATACTGGCAAGTCGATTACTATTCGCTGTTCACCGAGGTAAAGGAGCCGGACGGCAGCACGTGGTCCTTCTCGGTAAAGTCCATTACAGATTGTGTGGAAGACGGTAAGGCGGCTATACGGGTCGACGCTAGATTCCCCCAACCGACGCCGAAGACAGAACCCCCGTTCGGTGTCCGATCCGAGTTCTACTTTAGTCCGAACAGCCTCGTCTGCTTTAAGTACCGCGACCACCTGTCGAACGGGGCGGTCCGAAGCGCGACCCTTATCGGCGACGAGATTGACAACGTCAACAAGTTTGTGCCGAGACAAATCGTGCAAGAGTTTGTCGGCCCTCAAACGGGGGGCAAACCGGTCGTTACCCGTCGGGTCGAGATCGTCGAATACGCGAAGTTGCCCCCGGACCCATCGAGTTTCCGCCTCGAGCAGTTCGGCGTGCCGGAGTTGTCCGACCTCGCGTCTCGCCCGCGCCGGTTGAAGGCCCTACTCCGGTTTCTTGGTGTGACAGCAGGCTTGGGCATGTGCCTCGCTCTCGCTGTGCGGTACTTCCGCAGCCGCGCACGGCGCTCGAACGCGGGCGTCGGCCGTTCCGGATTCACGTTACTGGAACTGCTCGTAGCGGTTGCCATCGTCGGCGTACTCGTCGCTTTGATGGCCGGTGCAATCCTGCCGCTGCGATTGGCGGCGCCCCGCCCCCCGCGGCATTGCGCTTCGCGGCACACATGCCTCTACAGTCAGGCCACATTGAACGGGTTGGCTCATGAAGCCATCGGGAGGGAGTGGTGA